In a genomic window of Nodularia sp. LEGE 06071:
- a CDS encoding GIY-YIG nuclease family protein: protein MNLENIKVSELPSVYLLDKNILPNCAAIYFVSESKGQIIYIGRTVNLVQRWKDHHRFNQLKRFNRKNKLNISWFTCSPDTEIISNLENEFIKYALCELRQRMLFKSKNVNTKTKTQKNT from the coding sequence ATGAATTTAGAAAACATCAAAGTATCTGAACTACCATCAGTTTATTTACTAGACAAAAATATTCTTCCTAATTGTGCAGCTATCTACTTTGTATCTGAAAGTAAAGGTCAAATTATTTATATAGGTAGAACAGTCAACTTAGTTCAGCGATGGAAAGACCATCATAGATTTAATCAACTAAAAAGATTTAATCGGAAAAATAAACTTAATATTAGTTGGTTCACTTGTAGCCCTGATACAGAAATCATCTCAAATCTCGAAAATGAGTTTATTAAGTACGCCTTATGTGAATTAAGGCAGAGGATGCTGTTCAAAAGTAAGAACGTCAATACCAAAACGAAGACGCAGAAAAATACGTAA
- a CDS encoding GxxExxY protein, which yields MNADGRRLELNRISEKVIGCAFQVGNTLGVGFLEAVYENALVHELRKTTLLVEQQKMIEVWYYGIVVGNYRADLLVEEAIIVELKAVTALDNRHFAQCMNYLKATGLTLCLLINFGNPKVEIKRVVRNF from the coding sequence ATGAACGCTGATGGACGCAGATTGGAGTTGAATAGGATTAGCGAGAAGGTTATTGGGTGTGCTTTTCAAGTGGGTAATACTTTGGGGGTTGGTTTTTTGGAGGCGGTTTATGAAAATGCGCTGGTGCATGAGTTACGGAAAACTACTTTGTTGGTTGAGCAACAAAAAATGATAGAAGTTTGGTATTACGGTATCGTTGTGGGCAACTACAGGGCTGATTTATTGGTAGAGGAAGCTATTATTGTGGAGTTAAAGGCAGTAACAGCACTAGATAATAGGCATTTTGCCCAATGTATGAACTATCTGAAAGCAACTGGACTTACTCTATGTCTATTAATTAATTTTGGTAATCCCAAAGTAGAAATAAAGCGTGTTGTCCGTAATTTCTAA
- a CDS encoding phosphoketolase, whose protein sequence is MTSKASSALPNFCEGIQYFGEALPNFATYGTTPAIDSGKKAIADPTDPTAVYQTLLAADALRYLTLQVTASKASGHPGGFASQAEAYAALVMLGHKNIITEVGHHAPGFYSAMFLDRSLEDMGISTVQQLRDRFREKHGLLGHLSGFIPGILAPAGPLGQGQHFAMSAALLHQDKLFPFTVGDGGLGEPYIVSAIAHFNTAYPSVTNFLPVMVWNGYSQEHHSMVSLKTNAEMKAYWQGNGFAEVVLVDAKDFDDQNQPGDYVDSTVFSFEQRLAFTKAVLLGIDKAAHSAMNGQLTVFIIKQLKGAGVHALGSQSHNLYPKDTLDAPHIISALKTRALSVEAWELVRTNAERAGGGPAAKTVVTEFELPLVDLGQLPLEEYTVGGDPKVATTVMGKLVGYVGKKDSNFLVTNADGNAASGIGNINEALKIIHPTTDETYHQAPNGQVYEPLSEDACAGLAAGLALMGARTLWCSYESFAINGVPIWQTVIQAMAELRRQTPSSITLFTAGALEQGRNGWTHQRPEIEAYFASLMRNGNVFPLFPPDANSIQGCYDWALQTKNKGIVITASKSPLPIRTTLEQTRQGLEDGAILLQEVAGDKQVVFAVIGDMTLIPVFEAAAFLETEGIGVKIISIINPRRLYRPEDTAWETCSEADGGFMDDAKFAELFDGSALIGVTGGAAAMLEPIMLRSNCKRDTFAWKRGETTASAGELMAFNGLTAEALTKRAIELVH, encoded by the coding sequence ATGACATCAAAAGCATCTTCTGCGCTGCCTAATTTTTGTGAAGGAATTCAATATTTTGGTGAGGCGCTACCAAATTTTGCCACTTATGGTACGACACCTGCAATAGATTCAGGCAAAAAAGCGATCGCAGATCCTACAGATCCCACAGCAGTCTATCAAACTTTACTTGCTGCCGATGCTCTCCGCTACCTGACACTGCAAGTTACAGCTAGTAAGGCATCTGGACATCCTGGTGGTTTTGCCAGTCAAGCAGAAGCTTATGCAGCCCTAGTGATGCTGGGTCATAAGAATATTATCACCGAAGTGGGACACCATGCCCCTGGATTCTATAGTGCCATGTTTTTGGATCGTTCCTTGGAAGACATGGGCATTTCTACAGTACAGCAATTGCGCGATCGCTTCCGAGAAAAGCACGGACTCTTAGGACACCTTTCCGGTTTCATTCCTGGTATTCTCGCACCGGCTGGACCTCTAGGACAAGGACAACACTTTGCTATGTCCGCCGCCTTGCTGCATCAAGATAAATTATTCCCCTTTACTGTGGGTGATGGTGGATTGGGTGAGCCTTATATTGTGAGTGCGATCGCACACTTTAACACAGCATATCCCAGCGTCACCAACTTCTTACCTGTCATGGTGTGGAATGGTTACAGCCAAGAACATCATAGTATGGTTTCCCTCAAAACCAACGCCGAAATGAAAGCCTACTGGCAAGGAAACGGTTTTGCGGAAGTCGTATTAGTCGATGCGAAAGACTTTGACGACCAAAACCAACCAGGGGATTATGTAGATAGTACCGTCTTTTCCTTCGAGCAGCGCCTAGCCTTCACCAAAGCCGTACTTTTGGGAATCGATAAAGCCGCCCATTCTGCGATGAATGGACAGTTGACGGTATTCATTATTAAACAACTCAAAGGCGCAGGAGTTCACGCCCTGGGTTCCCAATCTCACAACCTCTATCCGAAAGATACCCTAGATGCGCCGCACATTATCAGTGCATTAAAAACCCGTGCTTTATCAGTAGAAGCTTGGGAATTAGTCCGCACAAATGCCGAACGCGCCGGAGGAGGTCCCGCAGCCAAAACAGTAGTTACAGAATTTGAATTACCATTAGTAGATTTAGGACAATTACCCTTAGAAGAATATACAGTAGGTGGAGATCCCAAAGTTGCCACAACCGTAATGGGTAAATTAGTGGGATATGTGGGTAAAAAAGATAGTAACTTCTTAGTCACCAACGCCGACGGAAACGCCGCATCAGGAATTGGTAACATTAATGAAGCATTAAAAATCATTCACCCCACCACCGATGAAACCTATCATCAAGCACCAAACGGACAAGTTTATGAACCATTGAGTGAAGATGCTTGTGCAGGTTTAGCGGCTGGTTTAGCCTTAATGGGTGCGAGAACATTATGGTGTTCTTATGAATCTTTTGCCATCAACGGTGTACCAATTTGGCAAACAGTCATCCAAGCAATGGCAGAATTGCGCCGTCAAACACCTTCGAGCATAACCTTATTTACAGCCGGTGCATTAGAGCAAGGGCGCAACGGTTGGACACACCAACGCCCGGAAATTGAAGCTTACTTTGCGTCACTGATGCGGAATGGAAATGTCTTCCCATTATTTCCCCCTGATGCTAATAGTATCCAAGGCTGTTATGACTGGGCTTTGCAAACAAAGAATAAGGGAATTGTGATTACAGCGAGTAAGTCACCCTTACCAATTCGCACTACCTTAGAACAAACTCGTCAAGGGTTAGAAGATGGTGCAATCTTATTACAAGAAGTTGCAGGTGATAAACAAGTTGTGTTTGCAGTCATTGGCGATATGACATTAATTCCTGTGTTTGAAGCGGCGGCTTTCTTAGAAACTGAAGGTATTGGAGTGAAGATTATTTCTATTATCAATCCTCGCCGTTTGTATCGTCCTGAAGATACTGCTTGGGAAACTTGTTCAGAAGCCGATGGTGGTTTTATGGATGATGCCAAATTTGCCGAATTGTTTGATGGAAGTGCCTTAATTGGTGTAACTGGTGGTGCTGCGGCGATGCTGGAACCAATTATGTTACGCAGTAATTGCAAGCGTGATACTTTCGCCTGGAAGCGTGGGGAAACTACCGCCAGTGCGGGAGAGTTGATGGCGTTTAATGGCTTGACTGCTGAGGCGTTGACTAAGCGGGCTATTGAGTTAGTGCATTAA
- a CDS encoding DUF2993 domain-containing protein has protein sequence MTNNQPLEAEFVSHEAKRRVSEKLDAAEKIDINVQTDVLKIVQGQAETISLAGEGLIIQENIRVQEIKLQTDNIAINPLSAIFGQIELNEPVNAIARIVLTKTDINLAFTSDLIRNLIKNFPLNVNGEIINFEPQHIDIFLPGDGKIGFNATGLLKSPENPRLLGVTVTFRPRTNSHPILLESVTCTEGEGISVELILAFMHKIKELANQPFLNWEDIAFRILNMQIEQDSLILIIEANVKQISASQMEFINQLQ, from the coding sequence ATGACAAACAACCAACCCTTAGAAGCAGAGTTTGTATCACATGAAGCAAAACGAAGAGTATCTGAGAAACTAGATGCAGCCGAAAAAATTGATATAAATGTCCAAACTGATGTGTTGAAAATTGTTCAGGGACAAGCCGAGACAATTTCCCTTGCAGGTGAAGGATTAATAATACAAGAAAATATCCGGGTGCAGGAAATAAAACTGCAAACAGATAATATTGCCATAAATCCTTTAAGTGCTATTTTCGGTCAAATTGAACTGAATGAACCAGTAAATGCCATTGCGCGGATTGTACTCACAAAAACAGATATTAACCTCGCCTTCACATCAGACCTAATTCGTAACTTAATAAAAAACTTTCCTTTAAATGTAAATGGCGAAATTATCAATTTTGAGCCGCAACATATTGATATATTTTTACCTGGGGATGGCAAAATCGGGTTTAATGCCACAGGTCTGCTAAAATCACCGGAAAATCCGCGTTTGTTAGGAGTTACGGTGACTTTTCGCCCCCGGACTAATTCCCATCCCATATTATTAGAAAGTGTCACCTGTACTGAAGGAGAAGGAATTTCTGTAGAGCTAATTTTAGCATTCATGCATAAAATCAAAGAACTAGCAAATCAACCTTTTTTGAATTGGGAAGATATAGCATTTCGGATTCTAAATATGCAAATTGAACAGGACAGTTTAATCCTAATCATCGAAGCTAATGTCAAGCAAATATCGGCATCACAAATGGAGTTTATTAATCAGCTTCAGTAG
- the crtO gene encoding beta-carotene ketolase CrtO — translation MRRKLFYNNSLLVYSQIKNMQEYDVVIIGAGHNGLVCAAYLLKAGYSVLLLEKRSVPGGAATTEECLPKEAPGFKFNLCAIDHEFIHLGPVVEELELEKYGLEYLDCDPVVFCPHPDGKYFLAHKSVEKTCAEIASYNERDAKKYAEFIDYWQRAISAMVPMFNAPPKSFIDIFGNYNVQKFKDLFSVIGSTAKTLDFVRTMLNSAEDILDEWFDEEFLKAPLSRLASELGAPPSQKNLAIGVMMMAMRHNPGMTRPRGGTGALVQALVKLVSSKGGIILTDQQVEKVLIDNGKAVGVGVAGGQEYRAKYGVISNIDAKRLFLQLIDPSEVDDADPDLRERLERRIINNNETILKIDLALDEPLHFPHHDHKDEYLTGSILIADSMAHVEQAHSKCTLGEIPDANPSMYAVMPSALDPTLAPPGKHTLWIEFFAPYQIAGAEGTGLKGTGWTDELKNQVADKVIDKLANYAPNVKAATIARRVESPAELGERLGAYKGNYYHIDMTLDQMVFFRPLPELANYKTPIDNLFLTGAGTHPGGSISGMPGRNCARVFLQTKHPVAQSLKDARDSFKSAVGSVFGIG, via the coding sequence ATGCGCCGAAAGTTATTTTATAATAATAGTCTATTAGTATATTCCCAAATTAAAAATATGCAAGAGTATGATGTTGTTATTATTGGCGCAGGACATAACGGGCTAGTTTGTGCAGCTTATTTGCTGAAAGCTGGCTATAGCGTCCTGCTACTAGAAAAGCGTTCTGTTCCCGGTGGTGCAGCAACAACCGAAGAATGCTTACCCAAAGAAGCACCTGGATTTAAATTTAACCTGTGTGCAATTGACCACGAATTTATTCATTTGGGGCCAGTTGTGGAAGAATTAGAATTAGAAAAATATGGCTTAGAATATTTAGATTGTGATCCAGTTGTTTTTTGTCCCCATCCTGATGGAAAGTATTTTTTAGCGCACAAATCAGTCGAAAAAACTTGTGCAGAAATCGCTAGTTACAATGAACGCGATGCTAAAAAATATGCAGAGTTTATAGATTACTGGCAAAGGGCAATCAGTGCAATGGTTCCGATGTTTAACGCGCCCCCAAAATCATTTATAGATATTTTTGGTAACTACAATGTTCAAAAATTCAAAGACTTATTTTCGGTAATCGGTTCCACAGCGAAAACCTTAGACTTTGTTCGCACCATGCTGAATAGTGCGGAGGATATTCTGGACGAATGGTTTGATGAAGAATTCTTAAAAGCCCCACTTTCTCGACTGGCTTCAGAACTCGGTGCGCCACCTTCCCAAAAAAACCTGGCTATTGGTGTGATGATGATGGCTATGCGTCATAACCCCGGTATGACTAGACCTCGTGGCGGAACTGGGGCGTTAGTTCAAGCATTGGTGAAATTAGTTAGCAGTAAAGGTGGCATAATTTTAACAGACCAACAAGTAGAAAAAGTATTAATTGATAACGGTAAAGCTGTTGGTGTCGGGGTTGCGGGTGGTCAAGAATATCGCGCTAAATATGGCGTTATTTCCAACATTGATGCTAAACGGCTATTTTTACAACTAATAGATCCCAGTGAAGTAGATGATGCTGATCCTGATTTACGAGAAAGGTTAGAACGTCGCATCATTAATAATAACGAAACCATCCTGAAAATAGACTTGGCTTTAGACGAACCTCTGCATTTTCCCCACCACGACCACAAAGATGAGTATCTCACTGGATCTATTTTAATTGCAGATTCAATGGCTCACGTTGAACAGGCTCATAGTAAATGTACCCTGGGAGAGATTCCCGATGCTAACCCTTCCATGTATGCGGTGATGCCTAGCGCCCTTGACCCCACATTAGCACCACCAGGTAAACATACTTTATGGATTGAGTTTTTTGCTCCTTATCAAATAGCAGGTGCAGAAGGTACTGGTTTAAAAGGTACTGGTTGGACAGATGAACTAAAAAACCAAGTTGCAGACAAAGTAATTGATAAATTGGCTAACTATGCACCAAATGTCAAAGCAGCAACTATTGCCCGTCGTGTGGAAAGTCCAGCCGAATTAGGCGAAAGGTTAGGTGCTTACAAAGGGAATTACTATCATATTGATATGACATTAGATCAGATGGTATTTTTCCGTCCTTTACCAGAATTAGCTAACTACAAAACACCTATCGATAACCTCTTTTTGACTGGTGCGGGAACTCATCCAGGTGGGTCAATTTCAGGAATGCCAGGACGTAATTGTGCGCGGGTATTTTTGCAAACAAAACATCCTGTAGCTCAAAGTTTGAAGGATGCCAGGGATTCATTTAAATCAGCTGTAGGTTCGGTATTTGGAATTGGGTAA
- a CDS encoding glucosamine-6-phosphate deaminase — translation MLGATNCFRVDDLLVQIYNSEDEMANKVAEIAQQYLQQVLLQQETAAVLLATGNSQLKFLDALIRLGGVDWSRMILFHLDEYLGMTADHSASFRRYMQERVEQRVCPQQFHYIQGDALEPLAECDRYTKLLQAQPIDLCCLGVGENGHLAFNDPTVANFEDAYSVKLVKLDTANRQQQVNTGHFPNIDSVPQYAFTVTLPLICSAQKIICLAPEKRKAQVVKQMLKGSININCPASILRQQSQATLFLDVNSASLSLP, via the coding sequence ATGCTAGGTGCGACAAACTGTTTTCGTGTTGATGATTTATTGGTGCAGATTTACAACTCTGAAGATGAAATGGCAAACAAAGTTGCCGAAATCGCCCAACAGTATTTACAGCAAGTGCTTCTGCAACAGGAAACAGCAGCTGTACTGTTAGCAACAGGAAACTCCCAACTCAAATTTCTGGATGCTTTAATCAGGTTGGGTGGTGTAGATTGGTCGCGGATGATATTATTTCATTTAGATGAATATTTGGGCATGACGGCTGATCATTCTGCGAGTTTCCGGCGATATATGCAAGAACGTGTAGAGCAGCGGGTTTGTCCCCAGCAATTTCATTATATACAAGGTGATGCATTGGAACCTCTAGCAGAGTGCGATCGCTACACCAAACTATTGCAAGCCCAGCCAATTGATTTATGCTGTCTTGGTGTGGGTGAAAACGGACACTTGGCTTTTAACGATCCCACAGTCGCCAATTTTGAAGATGCTTACAGCGTCAAACTGGTCAAACTAGATACAGCCAATCGCCAGCAACAAGTGAATACAGGTCATTTCCCTAATATTGATAGTGTTCCCCAGTACGCTTTTACCGTGACTTTGCCTTTAATTTGTTCAGCCCAAAAAATTATTTGTCTAGCACCAGAAAAACGTAAAGCCCAGGTAGTAAAACAGATGCTAAAAGGGTCAATTAACATAAATTGCCCAGCATCTATTTTACGTCAACAATCGCAAGCAACGTTATTTTTAGATGTCAATTCTGCCAGTTTATCCCTCCCTTAA
- a CDS encoding helix-turn-helix domain-containing protein, which produces MNMTPVHLSSISGNPRIKFSDDELRSLLGEIEAELHSSKVYLRAMVTLQNLLGASGEPVKILLKAVGREAISLAFQQFAQQEEITETQTVSPIIEPDTASDSSPIKVAAQTSSAHINEDNLLSESTVNSDKSGEINSPSAIISKWFKPNKKPSPAELAQQRAADERREIMCRIGQQLKAARESKGLSLCQLNIYTHVPIYQMEAIENSNFNSLPEDSLLRGFIRAMGNSLGLNGVNLAASLPASQGLQSIVPSWHHSTKSSGGLGIDIRPIHLYVGYTALVAGAMGGLSLTSGQANNGRVLNTDMVTSPASSVSKSSPISELCVKSGRNSSSVASDIAPPESF; this is translated from the coding sequence ATGAATATGACACCTGTGCATTTGTCCAGTATTTCTGGAAATCCTAGGATCAAATTTTCTGACGATGAATTGCGATCGCTATTAGGTGAAATTGAAGCTGAACTTCATAGCAGCAAAGTTTATCTTCGTGCTATGGTTACATTACAAAATTTGCTGGGGGCTTCAGGAGAACCAGTCAAGATTTTGTTAAAAGCTGTGGGTAGGGAGGCTATTAGTTTGGCATTCCAGCAATTCGCACAACAAGAAGAAATTACAGAAACTCAGACTGTTTCACCCATTATTGAACCTGACACAGCTAGTGATTCATCACCTATAAAAGTAGCAGCGCAAACCAGCAGCGCACATATTAATGAAGATAACCTATTATCAGAATCCACTGTAAATTCAGACAAAAGTGGAGAAATAAACTCTCCCAGTGCAATAATTAGCAAGTGGTTTAAGCCGAACAAAAAACCTTCCCCTGCTGAACTAGCCCAGCAAAGAGCCGCCGACGAACGTAGAGAAATTATGTGCAGAATCGGTCAACAACTCAAAGCAGCTCGTGAGTCTAAAGGCCTTTCTCTGTGCCAACTTAATATTTACACTCATGTCCCAATTTATCAGATGGAAGCAATAGAAAATAGCAATTTTAATTCATTACCAGAAGATAGTTTGCTACGTGGATTTATTCGAGCTATGGGGAATAGTTTGGGACTCAATGGCGTAAACTTAGCTGCTTCTTTACCAGCAAGTCAAGGGCTGCAATCAATTGTACCTTCTTGGCATCATTCGACAAAATCTTCTGGGGGATTGGGAATCGATATTCGTCCCATACATCTGTATGTAGGGTATACAGCCCTTGTGGCTGGGGCTATGGGGGGGTTATCCTTAACTTCTGGGCAAGCAAATAATGGCAGGGTGCTGAATACAGATATGGTAACTTCCCCGGCTTCGTCTGTTTCCAAATCATCCCCGATATCGGAATTATGCGTTAAATCAGGGCGCAATTCTAGTAGTGTTGCTTCAGATATTGCTCCGCCAGAATCTTTCTAA
- a CDS encoding alpha/beta hydrolase, producing MQLCFKLLLTVEIFVVIVYFAICLLLFVKQHQFIFFPSSVIERTPEFFNLPYEDVWLPVKLRDGQTKLIHGWWIKSPQPDADVLLYLHGNAINVSANIGHANRFHQLGFSVLLIDYRGYGRSQGYFPNEKRVYQDAAVAWNYLVQKQQIPPEKIFIYGHSMGGAIAIDLAIKQPEAAGLIVESSFTSIEDMVAYRNLFRIFPVSLLLTQRFESIKKVPQLKMPVLFIHGSADTTVPSFMSQKLYHAAPEPKKLFLVPAADHNDTAIVAGDEYVTWIRSFVQRVKQF from the coding sequence ATGCAATTGTGTTTCAAGCTACTACTGACGGTAGAAATATTTGTCGTCATTGTCTATTTTGCCATCTGTTTACTGCTTTTTGTGAAGCAGCATCAGTTTATTTTCTTTCCCTCTAGTGTCATTGAAAGAACACCAGAGTTTTTTAATCTTCCATACGAGGATGTCTGGCTACCTGTAAAACTTAGGGATGGTCAGACAAAACTTATACATGGTTGGTGGATTAAATCTCCGCAACCAGATGCTGATGTATTGCTGTATCTGCATGGTAACGCTATCAATGTGAGTGCTAACATTGGTCATGCTAATCGGTTTCATCAACTAGGATTTTCTGTGCTACTAATCGATTATCGCGGCTATGGTCGCAGTCAAGGTTACTTTCCGAACGAAAAGCGGGTTTATCAGGATGCAGCCGTAGCGTGGAATTACTTAGTACAAAAGCAACAGATTCCACCAGAGAAAATTTTTATTTATGGACATTCTATGGGGGGTGCGATCGCCATTGATTTGGCCATCAAACAGCCAGAAGCCGCCGGCTTGATTGTGGAAAGCTCCTTTACCTCTATCGAGGATATGGTAGCTTACAGGAACTTGTTTCGGATTTTTCCAGTCAGTTTGCTTTTGACCCAGCGCTTTGAATCGATTAAAAAAGTACCGCAGTTAAAAATGCCAGTGTTATTCATTCATGGTAGTGCTGATACAACTGTGCCATCTTTTATGAGTCAAAAACTTTATCATGCTGCTCCCGAACCGAAAAAACTGTTTTTGGTACCAGCAGCAGACCATAATGATACAGCTATTGTGGCTGGTGACGAATATGTTACATGGATCAGGTCTTTTGTCCAACGAGTCAAACAATTTTAG
- a CDS encoding RodZ domain-containing protein, whose product MTVLNEAQTEQLQEITQQLLRVRQEKSITIEKIAIQTNIRLHLLQALDAGDFEILPEPIYVQGFIRRYGEALGLDGQALANTLIIINDFAQFSQNETENLEELPDIHKRPDIHIPAFVPYALLSVLASVGLIYFLNSRLTAESPAKPQNTVPTPQIKTAPLSIPSATEKPDTAPADQSTASSNVEVNLELQNESWLQVTVDGKTAFMGNLNKGERRTWKAKENLTIRSGNAGAVLISVNQQPVKPFGDDGDVKEVTFTPETNTQ is encoded by the coding sequence GTGACGGTCTTAAATGAAGCGCAAACAGAACAATTGCAGGAAATAACTCAACAATTACTGCGAGTCAGACAAGAAAAATCCATAACTATAGAAAAAATAGCTATTCAAACAAATATCCGACTACATTTATTGCAAGCTTTAGACGCAGGGGACTTTGAAATATTACCTGAACCTATTTACGTTCAAGGATTTATCCGTCGTTATGGTGAAGCCCTCGGCTTGGATGGTCAGGCTTTAGCAAATACCTTGATCATAATTAATGATTTTGCTCAATTCTCTCAAAATGAAACTGAAAATTTAGAAGAATTACCAGATATACACAAACGACCAGATATACACATACCTGCTTTTGTCCCCTATGCTCTCTTATCAGTACTGGCTTCTGTGGGACTGATTTATTTCCTCAATTCCCGACTCACAGCCGAATCTCCAGCCAAACCACAAAATACCGTACCTACTCCACAAATAAAGACAGCACCATTAAGTATACCTTCAGCGACAGAAAAACCAGATACAGCACCGGCAGATCAAAGTACTGCAAGTTCCAATGTTGAAGTGAATTTAGAACTTCAAAATGAATCCTGGTTACAAGTAACCGTAGATGGAAAAACTGCATTTATGGGCAATTTAAACAAGGGAGAACGCAGAACTTGGAAAGCAAAAGAAAACTTAACTATCCGCTCTGGGAATGCAGGTGCTGTATTGATTTCTGTTAATCAGCAACCAGTAAAACCTTTCGGAGATGATGGTGATGTAAAAGAAGTGACATTCACTCCAGAAACCAACACACAATAA
- the gatA gene encoding Asp-tRNA(Asn)/Glu-tRNA(Gln) amidotransferase subunit GatA, with protein MASIRELHKQLITKECSAVEITQEALDRIQALEPKLHSFLHVTTEKALDQARAVDAKIAAGEEIGMLAGIPIGIKDNLCTQGIPTTCASRILENFVPPYESTVTQKLIDAGAVIIGKTNLDEFGMGSSTENSAYQITNNPWDLSRVPGGSSGGSAAAVAAKECVVSLGTDTGGSIRQPAAFCGVVGMKPTYGLVSRYGLIAYASSLDQVGPFGRTVEDAAIVLNAIAGYDPKDSTSLKVEIPNYVASLKPDLRARGKLRIGVIKETFGNGLDSVVEQAVTKAIEQLQSLGAEVHVISCPNFRYGVPSYYIIAPSEASANLARYDGVKYGFRADDADNLLSMYTRTRSTGFGTEVKRRIMIGTYALSAGYYDAYYLKAQKIRTLIKQDFENAFKKVDVLVSPTAPTTAFKTGEKLSDPLSMYLNDLMTIPVNLAGLPGLSVPCGFDQQGLPIGLQLIGQVLREDQLFQVAYAYEQSTSWQVNQPQL; from the coding sequence ATGGCATCCATCCGCGAGTTGCACAAACAACTAATTACAAAAGAATGTTCTGCTGTTGAGATTACCCAAGAAGCTTTAGACCGTATTCAAGCCTTAGAACCGAAATTACACAGTTTCTTACACGTAACGACAGAGAAGGCATTAGACCAGGCTCGTGCTGTGGATGCCAAAATCGCTGCTGGTGAAGAAATTGGAATGCTGGCGGGGATTCCCATTGGTATTAAAGATAATTTGTGTACTCAGGGGATTCCGACTACTTGCGCTTCTCGAATTTTAGAAAATTTTGTGCCGCCTTATGAATCAACTGTGACACAAAAATTGATTGATGCCGGGGCTGTGATCATCGGCAAAACCAATCTAGATGAATTTGGTATGGGTAGTTCCACAGAAAATTCTGCCTACCAAATTACGAATAATCCTTGGGATTTATCACGGGTTCCCGGTGGTTCTTCTGGAGGTTCGGCGGCGGCGGTGGCGGCGAAAGAATGTGTTGTGTCCCTGGGTACTGATACTGGCGGTTCTATTCGACAACCTGCGGCTTTTTGTGGTGTGGTGGGGATGAAACCAACTTACGGGCTGGTGTCTCGCTATGGTTTAATCGCTTATGCTTCATCTTTGGATCAAGTTGGACCATTTGGACGCACAGTAGAAGATGCAGCTATAGTATTGAATGCGATCGCAGGTTACGATCCCAAAGACTCTACCAGCCTGAAAGTAGAAATCCCCAACTACGTCGCCAGCTTAAAACCAGACCTGAGAGCCAGAGGAAAGCTGCGAATTGGGGTGATTAAAGAAACTTTTGGCAATGGATTGGACTCTGTAGTCGAACAAGCTGTGACTAAAGCCATAGAACAATTACAAAGTTTGGGAGCCGAAGTTCATGTCATCTCCTGTCCCAATTTCCGCTATGGCGTACCTAGCTACTACATCATTGCGCCATCAGAAGCATCAGCCAATCTGGCTCGTTACGATGGGGTAAAATACGGCTTCCGTGCTGATGATGCCGATAATTTGTTATCTATGTATACTCGTACCCGTTCCACTGGTTTTGGGACAGAAGTTAAACGCCGGATTATGATTGGCACTTACGCCCTTTCGGCTGGTTATTATGACGCATACTATTTGAAAGCACAAAAAATCCGCACTCTGATTAAACAAGACTTTGAAAATGCCTTTAAGAAAGTTGATGTCTTAGTTTCTCCTACCGCTCCCACCACAGCATTTAAGACAGGAGAAAAACTCAGTGATCCCCTGAGTATGTACTTGAATGACTTGATGACTATTCCCGTAAATCTGGCAGGTTTACCGGGCTTAAGTGTACCTTGTGGCTTTGATCAACAGGGATTACCCATTGGACTACAGCTAATCGGCCAGGTGCTGCGAGAAGACCAACTATTTCAGGTAGCTTATGCTTACGAGCAATCCACTAGTTGGCAGGTGAATCAACCGCAACTTTAA